One Amphiprion ocellaris isolate individual 3 ecotype Okinawa chromosome 5, ASM2253959v1, whole genome shotgun sequence genomic region harbors:
- the si:ch211-157b11.8 gene encoding fibroleukin — MIPFSSLSMLPLLSLYVGALLSSDASPACVHPPCRDSLVAAPIPPGTGAGVGSGACEGQTGTRVCRMGVSLPAISDVPRRVEHRHDFPQVQYKAGGVKERLVQLQRCMRSLQETGGPWSHGGQESNSLGAILALMAAVLTECDLHCHSQALGAMAKRLESAAVGREGEKDLLLFLKSITQHPPTVAPLERLHPQDCAEIYRLGIKENGIYTIQPDLHGPALEAKCDMESAGGGWTVIQNRQDGSVDFNRTWQEYREGFGSLQGEHWLGNAALHALTSTGQHQLRIELEDWHQQKRQATYSNFKVASEAHRYRLTAREYSGDAGNALSYSKRYNHDGRSFSTADRDHDRYTSGNCGQYYGAGWWFDACLAANLNGRYYRGRYSGVTNGIYWGTWYILTDGRTGERYSFKRVEVKTRPKNFVGAH; from the exons ATGATTCCTTTCAGTTCTCTGAGCATGCTTCCTCTGCTGTCACTGTATGTGGGAGCGCTGCTGTCCTCAGATGCATCTCCAGCCTGCGTCCATCCTCCCTGCAGGGACAGTCTGGTGGCTGCACCCATCCCACCAGGGACCGGAGCAGGAGTGGGTAGCGGGGCCTGCGAGGGTCAAACTGGGACAAGGGTCTGCAGGATGGGAGTTTCACTTCCAGCCATTTCAGATGTACCTCGGAGGGTGGAGCACAGGCACGATTTTCCCCAGGTTCAGTATAAG GCTGGAGGTGTCAAAGAGCGTCTGGTTCAGCTGCAGCGCTGCATGCGCTCTCTCCAGGAAACAGGGGGGCCCTGGAGTCACGGGGGCCAGGAGAGCAACTCTCTCGGGGCCATCCTGGCTTTAATGGCAGCTGTGCTGACAGAGTGTGACCTCCACTGTCACAGCCAGGCCCTTGGGGCGATGGCCAAACGACTGG AGAGTGCAGCAgtggggagagagggggagaaagaCCTGCTGCTGTTCCTGAAGAGCATCACACAGCATCCACCCACAG TTGCCCCCTTGGAGAGGTTACATCCTCAGGACTGTGCAGAGATATATAGACTCGGGATCAAAGAGAACGGAATCTACACCATCCAGCCTGACCTGCACGGGCCTGCGCTGGAG GCTAAATGTGACATGGAGTCGGCGGGTGGTGGGTGGACAGTGATCCAGAATCGGCAGGACGGCTCAGTGGACTTCAACAGAACATGGCAGGAGTACCGGGAGGGATTCGGCAGTCTGCAAGGAGAACACTGGCTGGGCAATGCAGCGCTGCACGCCCTCACCTCCACCGGCCAGCACCAGCTCCGCATCGAGCTGGAGGACTGGCACCAACAGAAGCGCCAGGCCACCTACAGCAACTTTAAAGTGGCCTCAGAGGCACACAG gtATCGTCTGACAGCCAGGGAGTACTCTGGTGATGCAGGCAACGCTCTGAGCTACAGTAAGCGTTACAACCACGACGGCAGATCTTTCAGTACCGCTGACAGAGACCACGACCGTTACACATCTGGAAACTGTGGTCAGTACTATGGTGCAGGCTGGTGGTTTGATGCCTGCCTGGCTGCTAACCTGAATGGACGGTATTACCGAGGGCGCTACAGTGGGGTGACCAACGGTATCTACTGGGGGACGTGGTACATCCTGACAGACGGACGAACTGGGGAACGATACTCCTTCAAGAGAGTGGAGGTGAAGACAAGACCCAAGAACTTTGTGGGAGCACACTAA